The Streptomyces sp. NBC_00691 genome has a segment encoding these proteins:
- a CDS encoding YlxR family protein — MSGRTHARACPERTCVGCRVRAAKSDLLRIVVNKDECVPDHRGTLPGRGAYLHPAVACLDLAVRRRAFPRAFKVQGPLETAELRHHVERPAPQ, encoded by the coding sequence GTGTCTGGCCGGACGCATGCCCGCGCGTGCCCTGAGCGAACCTGTGTGGGATGCCGGGTGCGAGCGGCCAAGAGCGATCTGCTGCGGATCGTGGTGAACAAGGACGAGTGCGTTCCTGATCATCGCGGTACGCTGCCCGGCCGGGGTGCGTACCTGCACCCCGCCGTGGCTTGTCTCGACCTGGCGGTCCGCCGCCGAGCGTTCCCGAGGGCCTTCAAGGTCCAGGGCCCGCTCGAAACAGCGGAACTACGTCACCACGTCGAACGGCCGGCACCGCAGTGA
- the infB gene encoding translation initiation factor IF-2, with amino-acid sequence MAKVRVYELAKEFGVESKVVMAKLQELGEFVRSASSTIEAPVVRKLTDALQGPGGNAGKTAAKPGAPRKAAPSPAAPSPAAAARPAAPKPGAPAPKPAPAAPAAPAPVTPAAAPASSTPSTAPAASGPRPGPKPAPKPVTPAPAAPEFTAPPAAPAAAQRPGGAAQGPRPAGERSERPARPGQGAPRPQGQGAPRPQGQGAPRPGGARPAGPRPGNNPFTSGGSTGMARPQTPRPGGGAPRPGGPGGAPGAPRPQGGPGGAPRPQGQGGGARPTPGGMPRPQAPRPGGAPGGNRPNPGMMPQRPAAGPRPGPGGGGRGPGGPGGRPGGPGGGGGGRPGFAGRPAGPGGGGGGFAGRPGGPGGGGGRPGGPGGGGGGFGGRPGGFGGRPGGPGGRGGTQGAFGRPGGPARRGRKSKRQRRQEYEAMQAPSVGGVMLPRGHGETIRLSRGASLTDFAEKIGANPASLVAVMMNLGEMVTATQSVSDDTLTMLGEEMNYTVQIVSPEEEDRELLESFDIEFGEDEGGEEALVSRPPVVTVMGHVDHGKTRLLDAIRKTNVVAGEAGGITQHIGAYQVGTEVNGEERRITFIDTPGHEAFTAMRARGAKSTDIAILVVAANDGVMPQTIEALNHAKAAGVPIVVAVNKIDVEGADPTKVRGQLTEFGLVAEEYGGDTMFVDISAKQGLHIDSLLEAVVLTADASLDLRANPNQDAQGIAIESHLDRGRGAVSTVLVQRGTLRIGDTVVVGDAYGRVRAMLDDKGNNVEEATPSTPVLVLGLTNVPGAGDNLLVVDEDRTARQIAEKRAARERNAAFAKRVRRVSLEDLDKVLKAGLVQELNLIIKGDASGAVEALEASLLQLDVGEEVDIRVLHRGVGAVTESDIDLAMGSDAIVIGYNVRAAGRAAQMAEREGVDVRYYSVIYQAIEEIEAALKGLLKPEYEEVELGTAEIREVFRSSKLGNIAGVLIRSGEVKRNTKARLVRDGKVIAEDLTIHGLRRFKDDVTEIREGFEGGINLGNFNDIKIDDVIATYEMREKPRA; translated from the coding sequence GTGGCTAAGGTCCGGGTATACGAACTCGCCAAGGAGTTCGGCGTAGAGAGCAAGGTCGTCATGGCCAAGCTCCAAGAACTCGGTGAATTCGTCCGTTCGGCGTCCTCGACTATCGAGGCGCCGGTCGTGCGCAAGTTGACTGACGCTTTGCAGGGTCCCGGCGGCAACGCCGGCAAGACCGCTGCCAAGCCCGGCGCGCCTCGCAAGGCCGCCCCCTCGCCCGCGGCGCCGTCCCCGGCCGCCGCGGCACGTCCCGCTGCCCCCAAGCCCGGCGCCCCGGCCCCCAAGCCGGCCCCCGCCGCGCCTGCGGCGCCGGCCCCGGTCACTCCGGCGGCCGCGCCCGCGAGCAGCACCCCCTCTACGGCTCCGGCCGCCTCGGGCCCCCGCCCGGGCCCGAAGCCCGCGCCCAAGCCGGTCACGCCGGCTCCGGCCGCGCCCGAGTTCACCGCGCCGCCGGCGGCTCCCGCCGCCGCTCAGCGTCCCGGTGGCGCCGCCCAGGGACCCCGTCCCGCCGGCGAGCGCTCCGAGCGTCCGGCCCGTCCGGGTCAGGGCGCACCGCGTCCGCAGGGCCAGGGTGCCCCGCGTCCGCAGGGCCAGGGTGCTCCCCGTCCGGGCGGTGCCCGTCCGGCCGGTCCGCGTCCGGGCAACAACCCCTTCACCTCGGGTGGCTCCACCGGCATGGCGCGTCCGCAGACGCCCCGTCCCGGTGGCGGTGCTCCCCGTCCCGGTGGCCCCGGCGGCGCTCCCGGCGCCCCGCGTCCGCAGGGTGGCCCCGGCGGCGCCCCGCGTCCGCAGGGTCAGGGCGGCGGCGCTCGTCCCACCCCCGGTGGCATGCCTCGTCCGCAGGCTCCCCGTCCGGGCGGCGCGCCCGGCGGTAACCGTCCCAACCCGGGCATGATGCCGCAGCGTCCCGCTGCCGGCCCGCGTCCCGGTCCCGGCGGCGGTGGCCGTGGTCCCGGTGGCCCCGGCGGCCGTCCGGGTGGTCCCGGCGGTGGCGGCGGCGGTCGTCCCGGCTTCGCCGGTCGTCCGGCCGGTCCCGGCGGTGGCGGCGGCGGCTTCGCCGGTCGTCCCGGTGGTCCCGGTGGCGGCGGCGGTCGTCCGGGTGGTCCCGGCGGCGGTGGCGGCGGCTTCGGCGGTCGTCCCGGTGGCTTCGGTGGCCGTCCCGGCGGTCCGGGTGGCCGTGGTGGCACGCAGGGCGCCTTCGGTCGTCCCGGCGGTCCCGCGCGTCGCGGTCGCAAGTCGAAGCGTCAGAGGCGCCAGGAGTACGAGGCCATGCAGGCCCCGTCCGTGGGCGGCGTGATGCTGCCTCGCGGCCACGGCGAGACCATTCGCCTGTCGCGCGGTGCCTCCCTCACCGACTTCGCCGAGAAGATCGGCGCCAACCCGGCGTCGCTCGTCGCGGTGATGATGAACCTCGGTGAGATGGTCACGGCCACGCAGTCCGTCTCCGACGACACGCTGACGATGCTCGGCGAGGAGATGAACTACACCGTTCAGATCGTCTCGCCGGAGGAGGAGGACCGCGAGCTCCTCGAGTCCTTCGACATCGAGTTCGGCGAGGACGAGGGCGGCGAAGAGGCTCTGGTCTCCCGTCCGCCGGTCGTCACCGTCATGGGTCACGTCGACCACGGTAAGACCCGACTTCTCGACGCGATCCGCAAGACGAACGTCGTCGCGGGCGAGGCCGGTGGCATCACCCAGCACATCGGTGCCTACCAGGTGGGTACCGAGGTCAACGGCGAAGAGCGTCGCATCACCTTCATCGACACCCCGGGTCACGAGGCGTTCACCGCCATGCGTGCCCGTGGTGCGAAGTCGACCGACATCGCGATCCTCGTGGTCGCGGCCAACGACGGCGTCATGCCGCAGACGATCGAGGCGCTCAACCACGCCAAGGCCGCCGGCGTCCCGATCGTCGTCGCGGTCAACAAGATCGACGTCGAGGGTGCTGACCCGACCAAGGTCCGCGGTCAGCTGACCGAGTTCGGTCTGGTGGCCGAGGAGTACGGCGGCGACACGATGTTCGTCGACATCTCCGCCAAGCAGGGTCTGCACATCGACTCCCTGCTGGAGGCCGTCGTCCTCACCGCCGACGCCTCGCTCGACCTTCGGGCCAACCCGAACCAGGACGCGCAGGGTATTGCGATCGAGTCCCACCTCGACCGCGGTCGCGGTGCCGTCTCGACCGTCCTGGTCCAGCGCGGAACGCTGCGCATCGGCGACACCGTGGTGGTCGGCGACGCGTACGGCCGCGTCCGGGCGATGCTCGACGACAAGGGCAACAACGTCGAGGAGGCGACCCCGTCGACTCCCGTCCTGGTCCTGGGTCTCACCAACGTCCCGGGTGCCGGCGACAACCTCCTGGTTGTCGACGAGGACCGTACGGCCCGTCAGATCGCCGAGAAGCGCGCTGCGCGTGAGCGCAACGCCGCCTTCGCCAAGCGCGTCCGCCGGGTGTCCCTCGAGGACCTCGACAAGGTGCTCAAGGCCGGTCTCGTCCAGGAACTCAACCTCATCATCAAGGGCGACGCGTCCGGTGCGGTCGAGGCCCTGGAGGCTTCGCTGCTCCAGCTCGACGTCGGCGAAGAGGTCGACATCCGTGTCCTGCACCGCGGTGTGGGTGCGGTCACCGAGTCGGACATCGACCTGGCCATGGGCTCCGACGCCATCGTCATCGGCTACAACGTCCGTGCGGCCGGCCGTGCCGCGCAGATGGCGGAGCGCGAGGGCGTCGACGTCCGGTACTACTCGGTCATCTACCAGGCGATCGAGGAGATCGAGGCGGCGCTCAAGGGCCTCCTCAAGCCGGAGTACGAAGAGGTCGAGCTCGGTACGGCGGAGATCCGCGAGGTCTTCCGCTCGTCCAAGCTGGGCAACATCGCCGGTGTCCTCATCCGCTCCGGCGAGGTCAAGCGCAACACCAAGGCGCGCCTCGTCCGCGACGGCAAGGTCATCGCCGAGGACCTCACGATCCACGGTCTGCGCCGCTTCAAGGACGACGTCACCGAGATCCGCGAAGGCTTCGAGGGCGGTATCAACCTCGGAAACTTCAACGACATCAAGATCGACGACGTCATCGCGACGTACGAGATGCGCGAGAAGCCGCGCGCCTGA
- a CDS encoding DUF503 domain-containing protein has translation MYVGTLSFDLLLGDVRSLKEKRSVVKPIVAELQRKFAVSVAEVSAQNLHRRAEIGVAMVSGDTGHLSDVLDRCERLVAARPEVELLSVRRRLHTDED, from the coding sequence ATGTACGTGGGGACACTGTCCTTCGATCTGCTCCTCGGCGACGTTCGTTCGTTGAAGGAGAAACGCTCCGTCGTCAAGCCGATCGTCGCCGAGCTCCAGCGGAAATTCGCGGTGAGCGTGGCGGAGGTCAGCGCCCAGAACCTCCATCGACGGGCCGAGATCGGCGTCGCGATGGTGTCGGGGGACACGGGACACCTCAGCGACGTACTGGACCGGTGCGAGCGGCTCGTCGCCGCCCGTCCCGAGGTGGAGCTGCTGTCGGTGCGCCGCAGGCTCCACACTGATGAAGACTGA
- the rbfA gene encoding 30S ribosome-binding factor RbfA has product MADNARAKKLADLIREVVAEKLQRGIKDPRLGTHVTITDTRVTGDLREATVFYTVYGDEEERASAAAGLESAKGILRSAVGRAAGTKFTPTLAFVADALPENAKTIEDLLDRARASDEQVREASSGAAFAGDADPYKKPGEDEAAE; this is encoded by the coding sequence GTGGCCGACAACGCGCGGGCGAAGAAGCTGGCAGACCTCATCCGGGAGGTGGTCGCCGAGAAGCTGCAGCGCGGCATCAAGGACCCCCGCCTGGGCACGCACGTGACCATCACGGACACCCGCGTCACCGGCGACCTGCGGGAGGCCACGGTCTTCTACACGGTCTACGGCGACGAGGAGGAGCGCGCGAGCGCCGCCGCGGGCCTGGAGAGCGCCAAGGGCATCCTCCGTTCGGCCGTGGGCCGCGCGGCGGGGACCAAGTTCACCCCGACCCTGGCCTTCGTGGCCGACGCCCTCCCGGAGAACGCCAAGACCATCGAGGACCTCCTCGACCGGGCGCGGGCCTCGGACGAGCAGGTGCGGGAGGCGTCCTCGGGCGCCGCCTTCGCCGGCGACGCCGACCCCTACAAGAAGCCGGGCGAGGACGAAGCCGCCGAATGA
- the truB gene encoding tRNA pseudouridine(55) synthase TruB yields the protein MSNAAKTPDGLVIVDKPSGFTSHDVVAKMRGIAKTRRVGHAGTLDPMATGVLVLGVERATKLLGHLALTEKEYLGTIRLGQTTVTDDAEGEITASVDASEVTREGIDAGVAELTGAIMQVPSKVSAIKIDGKRSYARVRGGEEFEIPARPVTVSSFQVYDVREATAEDGTPVVDLVVSVVCSSGTYIRALARDLGAGLGVGGHLTALRRTRVGPYKLDAAKTLDQLQEDLTVMPVADAASAAFPRWDVDEKRAKLLLNGVRLEMPEYPAGPVAVFGPEGTLLALVEDQRGKARSLAVFG from the coding sequence ATGAGCAACGCAGCAAAGACGCCCGACGGCCTTGTCATCGTCGACAAGCCGTCGGGCTTCACCTCGCACGACGTCGTGGCCAAGATGCGCGGGATCGCCAAGACCCGCCGGGTCGGCCACGCCGGCACGCTCGACCCGATGGCCACCGGCGTCCTCGTCCTCGGTGTGGAGCGGGCGACCAAGCTCCTCGGTCACCTCGCGCTGACCGAGAAGGAGTACCTGGGCACCATCCGCCTGGGCCAGACGACGGTCACCGACGACGCCGAGGGCGAGATCACGGCCTCCGTCGACGCCTCCGAGGTGACCCGCGAGGGCATCGACGCGGGCGTCGCCGAGCTGACCGGCGCCATCATGCAGGTGCCGTCCAAGGTCTCCGCGATCAAGATCGACGGCAAGCGGTCGTACGCGCGCGTGCGCGGCGGCGAGGAGTTCGAGATCCCGGCACGCCCGGTCACCGTCTCCTCCTTCCAGGTGTACGACGTCCGTGAGGCGACCGCCGAGGACGGCACCCCCGTCGTCGACCTGGTCGTCTCCGTGGTCTGCTCCTCCGGTACGTACATCCGGGCGCTCGCCCGGGACCTGGGCGCGGGCCTCGGCGTGGGCGGGCACCTGACCGCGCTGCGCCGCACCCGGGTCGGGCCGTACAAGCTGGACGCGGCGAAGACGCTCGACCAGCTCCAGGAGGACCTCACGGTCATGCCGGTGGCCGACGCCGCCTCGGCGGCGTTCCCCCGGTGGGACGTCGACGAGAAGCGGGCCAAGCTGCTGCTCAACGGCGTCCGCCTGGAGATGCCGGAGTACCCGGCGGGTCCGGTCGCGGTCTTCGGGCCCGAGGGGACCCTGCTGGCGCTCGTGGAGGACCAGCGGGGCAAGGCCAGGAGCCTCGCCGTCTTCGGCTGA
- a CDS encoding serine protease — protein MGRGDLATLVRICDLAGRPRGTGFLADHHGTVVTSHEAVDGLSRVVLHAPGDRTWLAEAEAVTPLPERGLALVRTEGLDVRPLPLATRTEIEPGTYVRIAAHGWREARVLGPVGVTYTAADRFHAVADALELAIGTEGAEALRLGGQAAGGPVLDTTTGTVLAVLGTALHGDRPAAGYAVRLRPDGPLTALLRRNAATVPAYGPDLNLAGILELTATSTGPVRDPGPWPEPVERPECVREFARFTAGEAPVLGLVGAPGTGRTTALAALCARRARGVAPAPTVRLRGADLRAGDRSLAEAVGRALQQASRIVAASGALGDTTTATPERAAALAHEAGRPLLVVLDGPEEMPPHLAHRLADWTTATEEWLRAHHAHLVTACRPEHWERAGALYRPGALHRPTPGPRDGAPGGPPAALVLGSYSAAEAQAVREGYGLREADLAEADARHPLALRLLAEVRAALPPDVPGRPGREEIFTAYLDLMCLRIAVRIAAGSRPLPPGTAVRRLAARVTGQVHEAARRCLGPGHGVLDRASFEELFPWREGWASAVLTEGLLVPAGSGYRFAHEELADWVQASHLDLDGALEALLSLGPGSLAGAETGTGAETGAGPQDATRPADSAAPPAPPSVPRQRTPDDAPPPVPRHRIGPVLQALLLLHRERGPAALAPRLAVLAETLGRYADGEGGASGDGPWWAARLFGESVRRLPDPRPYLPVLRLLADRIGAVGAPNEAGSAPHDRPGAGRTGARVGRHAVFAAFGPGFWLGLPLGEDERIDLLRRTVPADPAPADDPGGERSLAAVAGLLAADPRGVQPLLCRWFGDDRTLPAAPGATVATAAQALLHTHRGLAVDDLCEALVATAHPMADGLLAALAEDEPSAVCRAVDRWAHDDGRPERRVAAATYGHLAAGHATRPPDRELLRFAALALLARPGDQALHGAALGLLIRDPESRDRHLPRALAEPRVPASALAEALAADPGPVLAAFGARLDGIGEAPAAALRALADVDTPALARRVASLVRGYVARHPEGAGHVAAFVDRRFEYGPAARAVLFPLVSGLIRGRPARVRRALAPVLAAPGTGASRHLRAELLDVLLEHERYEAETGEFTVLDALLEAAAEGAERRSEPRTRALTHRVGGLWARTPDGARLLDPALAGHVGAWPAFATLLARWTVGDPAEWAPLLGPETLRALRTHGTSMPMRTDGRGHGSLRPA, from the coding sequence ATGGGACGCGGGGACCTGGCGACGCTGGTGCGGATCTGCGATCTGGCGGGCCGGCCTCGCGGCACCGGTTTTCTCGCCGACCACCACGGAACGGTCGTCACCAGTCACGAAGCCGTCGACGGGCTCAGCCGTGTCGTCCTGCACGCCCCCGGCGACCGGACCTGGCTCGCCGAGGCCGAAGCCGTCACCCCGCTGCCGGAGCGCGGCCTCGCGCTCGTACGGACCGAAGGCCTCGACGTCCGGCCGCTGCCGCTCGCGACCCGCACCGAGATCGAACCCGGCACCTACGTACGGATCGCCGCCCACGGCTGGCGCGAGGCTCGTGTACTCGGCCCCGTGGGCGTCACGTACACCGCCGCCGACCGGTTCCACGCGGTCGCCGACGCCCTCGAACTGGCCATCGGCACCGAGGGCGCCGAAGCCCTCCGGCTCGGCGGGCAGGCCGCCGGCGGCCCCGTCCTCGACACCACCACCGGCACCGTCCTCGCCGTCCTCGGCACCGCCCTGCACGGCGACCGCCCCGCCGCCGGATACGCGGTGCGCCTGCGCCCCGACGGCCCCCTCACCGCCCTCCTCCGGCGCAACGCGGCCACCGTCCCCGCCTACGGTCCCGACCTCAACCTCGCCGGCATCCTGGAACTCACCGCCACCTCCACCGGCCCCGTACGGGACCCCGGCCCCTGGCCCGAGCCCGTCGAACGCCCCGAGTGCGTCCGGGAGTTCGCGCGCTTCACGGCGGGCGAGGCGCCGGTCCTCGGCCTCGTCGGCGCCCCCGGCACCGGTCGCACCACAGCCCTCGCCGCCCTCTGCGCCCGCCGTGCCCGGGGCGTCGCGCCCGCCCCCACCGTCCGGCTGCGCGGCGCCGACCTGCGCGCCGGGGACCGCTCGCTCGCCGAGGCCGTCGGCCGCGCCCTCCAGCAGGCCAGCCGGATCGTCGCCGCCTCCGGGGCGCTCGGCGACACCACCACCGCCACGCCCGAACGGGCCGCGGCCCTCGCCCATGAGGCGGGCCGCCCGCTCCTCGTCGTCCTCGACGGTCCCGAGGAGATGCCGCCGCACCTCGCCCACCGGCTCGCCGACTGGACGACCGCCACCGAGGAGTGGCTCCGCGCCCACCACGCCCACCTCGTCACCGCCTGCCGCCCCGAGCACTGGGAACGCGCGGGCGCCCTCTACCGCCCCGGCGCGCTGCACCGGCCGACGCCGGGCCCCCGGGACGGGGCGCCCGGCGGACCGCCCGCCGCCCTCGTCCTCGGTTCCTACTCCGCGGCCGAGGCCCAGGCCGTACGCGAGGGGTACGGGCTGAGGGAGGCGGACCTCGCCGAGGCCGACGCCCGCCATCCGCTGGCCCTGCGGCTGCTCGCCGAGGTGCGGGCGGCGTTGCCGCCGGACGTCCCCGGCCGGCCGGGGCGCGAGGAGATCTTCACCGCGTACCTCGACCTGATGTGCCTGCGGATCGCCGTCCGGATCGCCGCGGGCTCCCGGCCCCTGCCGCCGGGGACCGCCGTACGCCGCCTCGCCGCCCGTGTCACCGGTCAGGTCCACGAGGCGGCCCGTCGCTGTCTGGGGCCCGGGCACGGCGTCCTCGACCGGGCCTCCTTCGAGGAGCTCTTCCCCTGGCGGGAGGGCTGGGCCTCGGCGGTCCTCACCGAAGGCCTCCTCGTCCCTGCGGGCTCCGGGTACCGCTTCGCCCACGAGGAACTCGCGGACTGGGTGCAGGCGTCCCACCTGGACCTGGACGGCGCCCTGGAGGCGCTGCTCTCGCTGGGGCCCGGCTCGCTCGCCGGTGCCGAGACCGGGACGGGTGCCGAGACCGGGGCGGGTCCGCAGGACGCGACCCGACCCGCCGACTCCGCCGCCCCTCCCGCGCCGCCCTCCGTCCCCCGGCAGCGGACCCCCGACGACGCGCCCCCGCCGGTCCCGCGTCACCGCATCGGCCCCGTCCTCCAGGCACTCCTGCTGCTCCACCGGGAGCGCGGCCCGGCCGCCCTCGCTCCCCGGCTCGCCGTACTCGCCGAGACCCTCGGGCGGTACGCCGACGGTGAGGGCGGAGCCTCCGGCGACGGGCCGTGGTGGGCCGCCCGGCTGTTCGGCGAGAGCGTGCGGAGGCTGCCGGATCCCCGGCCGTACCTGCCCGTGCTGCGACTGCTCGCCGACCGGATCGGGGCGGTCGGCGCGCCGAACGAGGCGGGCTCCGCGCCGCACGACCGGCCGGGCGCCGGCCGGACCGGCGCCCGCGTCGGACGACACGCGGTGTTCGCCGCGTTCGGGCCCGGCTTCTGGCTGGGGCTGCCGCTCGGGGAGGACGAGCGGATCGACCTGCTGCGCCGGACCGTCCCCGCCGACCCGGCGCCGGCCGACGACCCCGGCGGCGAGCGGTCCCTCGCCGCCGTCGCCGGGCTGCTCGCCGCCGACCCCCGGGGCGTGCAGCCGCTGCTCTGCCGCTGGTTCGGCGACGACCGCACCCTCCCCGCCGCCCCCGGCGCGACCGTCGCCACCGCCGCCCAGGCCCTGCTGCACACCCATCGGGGGCTCGCCGTCGACGATCTGTGCGAGGCACTCGTCGCCACCGCCCACCCGATGGCCGACGGCCTCCTCGCCGCCCTCGCCGAGGACGAGCCCTCCGCCGTCTGCCGTGCCGTGGACCGATGGGCCCACGACGACGGGCGCCCGGAGCGGCGCGTCGCGGCCGCCACGTACGGCCATCTGGCCGCCGGCCACGCCACCCGGCCCCCCGACCGGGAACTCCTCCGCTTCGCCGCCCTGGCCCTGCTCGCCCGCCCCGGCGACCAGGCCCTCCACGGCGCCGCCCTCGGCCTGCTCATCCGGGACCCGGAGAGCCGCGACCGCCACCTGCCGCGCGCCCTCGCCGAGCCCCGGGTGCCCGCGAGCGCCCTCGCCGAGGCCCTCGCGGCCGACCCCGGACCGGTCCTCGCCGCCTTCGGAGCCCGGCTGGACGGCATCGGCGAGGCCCCCGCCGCCGCCCTGCGGGCGCTCGCCGACGTCGACACGCCCGCGCTCGCCCGCAGGGTCGCCTCCCTCGTCCGCGGATACGTCGCCCGCCACCCGGAGGGCGCCGGACACGTGGCCGCCTTCGTCGACCGGCGCTTCGAGTACGGCCCGGCCGCCCGAGCCGTCCTCTTCCCCCTGGTCTCCGGCCTGATCCGGGGCCGCCCCGCCCGGGTCCGCCGCGCCCTGGCCCCGGTGCTCGCCGCGCCCGGCACCGGAGCCTCCCGCCATCTGCGGGCCGAACTCCTCGACGTCCTCCTGGAGCACGAGCGGTACGAGGCCGAGACGGGGGAGTTCACCGTCCTGGACGCCCTCCTGGAGGCCGCCGCGGAGGGCGCGGAGCGGCGCAGCGAGCCGCGCACCCGGGCCCTCACCCACCGCGTCGGCGGCCTGTGGGCCCGGACCCCCGACGGCGCGCGGCTGCTCGACCCGGCCCTCGCGGGACACGTCGGCGCGTGGCCCGCGTTCGCCACGCTGCTCGCCCGCTGGACGGTCGGCGACCCCGCCGAGTGGGCTCCGCTGCTCGGTCCGGAGACCCTCCGGGCCCTGCGGACGCACGGCACTTCCATGCCGATGCGAACCGACGGCCGTGGGCATGGCAGTCTTAGACCTGCGTAA
- a CDS encoding bifunctional riboflavin kinase/FAD synthetase: protein MQRWRGLEDIPQDWGRSVVTIGSYDGVHRGHQLIIGRAVERARELGVPSVVVTFDPHPSEVVRPGSHPPLLAPHHRRAELVSGLGVDAVLVLPFTAEFSQLSPADFIVKVLVDKLHAKAVIEGPNFRFGHRAAGNVAFLSELGATYDYEVEVIDLYVSGTAGGGDPFSSTLTRRLVAEGDMAGAGEILGRPHRVEGIVVRGAQRGRELGFPTANVETLPHTAIPADGVYAGWLTADGERMPAAISVGTNPQFDGTERTVEAYAIDREGLDLYGLHVAVDFLAYVRGMLKFDTLDDLLEAMAGDVKRCRELTEAYDLEHPQAG, encoded by the coding sequence GTGCAGCGCTGGCGTGGCTTGGAGGACATCCCCCAGGACTGGGGGCGCAGCGTCGTCACCATCGGCTCCTACGACGGTGTGCACCGCGGGCACCAGCTGATCATCGGGCGGGCCGTCGAGCGCGCCCGGGAACTCGGCGTCCCCTCCGTGGTGGTCACCTTCGACCCCCACCCCTCCGAGGTCGTGCGGCCCGGCAGTCACCCGCCGCTGCTCGCCCCGCACCACCGGCGTGCCGAGCTGGTGTCCGGCCTGGGCGTGGACGCGGTGCTCGTGCTGCCGTTCACCGCCGAGTTCTCCCAGCTGTCCCCGGCCGACTTCATCGTCAAGGTGCTCGTCGACAAGCTGCACGCGAAGGCCGTCATCGAGGGCCCCAACTTCCGCTTCGGACACCGGGCCGCCGGCAACGTCGCCTTCCTCTCCGAGCTCGGCGCCACCTACGACTACGAGGTCGAGGTCATCGACCTGTACGTCAGCGGTACGGCGGGCGGCGGCGACCCCTTCTCCTCCACCCTCACCCGCCGGCTGGTCGCCGAGGGCGACATGGCCGGGGCCGGCGAGATCCTCGGCCGTCCGCACCGGGTCGAGGGCATCGTCGTCCGCGGCGCGCAGCGCGGCCGCGAGCTCGGCTTCCCGACGGCCAACGTCGAGACGCTGCCGCACACCGCCATCCCGGCCGACGGCGTCTACGCCGGCTGGCTGACGGCCGACGGGGAGCGGATGCCGGCGGCCATCTCGGTCGGCACGAACCCGCAGTTCGACGGCACGGAGCGGACGGTGGAGGCGTACGCGATCGACCGCGAGGGCCTCGACCTGTACGGGCTGCACGTCGCGGTGGACTTCCTCGCGTACGTCCGCGGGATGCTCAAGTTCGACACCCTGGACGACCTGCTCGAAGCGATGGCCGGCGACGTGAAGCGCTGCCGGGAGCTGACGGAGGCGTACGACCTGGAGCACCCCCAGGCCGGCTAG
- a CDS encoding ABC transporter ATP-binding protein has translation MSTETAAERTETRAASLLSARGLHVTFPGRRGAPPARAVDGVDLDIGAGEIVALVGESGCGKTTLARSLLGLVRPTSGSVAFDGKPLSYGAGALKAYRKRAQLVLQDPSGSLNPRHTVYDAVAEGLRIHGYTGDEREAVAGALARAGLRPPERFFLRYPHELSGGQRQRVVIAGALVLEPELIVADEPVASLDASVRGEILALLLRLRDELGLSALVVTHDLGLAWNIADRVAVMYLGRVVETGTVESVLTRPRHPYTQALLSVLPESGGTPVVLTGEPPDPSRIPSGCRFHARCQILASGEATAVADRCRGESLPVLGGGGEQEVACHWVARD, from the coding sequence ATGAGTACGGAGACGGCAGCCGAGCGGACGGAGACGAGGGCGGCGTCACTGCTGTCGGCGCGGGGGCTGCACGTCACCTTCCCCGGGCGGCGGGGCGCACCGCCCGCGCGGGCGGTCGACGGGGTGGACCTGGACATCGGCGCGGGCGAGATCGTGGCCCTCGTCGGGGAGTCGGGCTGCGGCAAGACGACCCTGGCCCGCTCGCTCCTCGGGCTGGTGCGGCCCACGTCGGGGTCGGTCGCCTTCGACGGGAAGCCGCTCTCGTACGGCGCGGGGGCCCTCAAGGCGTACCGGAAGCGGGCCCAGCTGGTCCTCCAGGACCCGAGCGGCTCGCTGAACCCCCGGCACACCGTGTACGACGCGGTCGCGGAGGGCCTGCGGATCCACGGATACACCGGCGACGAGCGGGAGGCGGTCGCCGGGGCCCTCGCGCGGGCGGGGCTGCGCCCGCCGGAGCGCTTCTTCCTGCGCTACCCGCACGAGCTGTCCGGCGGGCAGCGGCAGCGCGTCGTCATCGCGGGCGCGCTGGTCCTGGAGCCCGAACTCATCGTCGCCGACGAGCCGGTGGCCTCACTGGACGCTTCCGTACGGGGCGAGATCCTGGCGCTGCTGCTGCGTCTGAGGGACGAACTCGGGCTCTCCGCCCTGGTGGTGACGCACGACCTGGGTCTCGCGTGGAACATCGCGGACCGGGTCGCGGTGATGTACCTGGGCCGGGTCGTGGAGACCGGCACGGTGGAGTCCGTCCTGACCCGGCCCCGACACCCGTACACCCAGGCGCTGTTGTCGGTGCTCCCGGAGTCCGGGGGCACTCCGGTGGTGCTGACGGGCGAGCCGCCGGACCCGTCCCGCATCCCGTCCGGCTGCCGCTTCCACGCCCGCTGCCAGATCCTCGCCTCGGGCGAGGCGACGGCGGTCGCGGACCGCTGCCGCGGCGAGAGCCTGCCGGTCCTGGGCGGCGGCGGGGAGCAGGAGGTGGCCTGCCACTGGGTGGCGCGGGACTAG